Sequence from the Nocardioides exalbidus genome:
GCCACGTCGGTGGCGTAGAGGGAGGAGCGCGACGAGCCGGGTGCGGTGGTGAAGCCGACCTGGTTGTTGATCACCACGTGCACGGTGCCGCCGGTGCGGTAGCCGCGCAGCTGCGAGAGGTTGAGCGTCTCGGCCACCACTCCCTGGCCGGCGAACGCGGCATCGCCGTGCACCAGGAGCGGGAGGACCGGGAACTTCTCGCCCTGGTCGAGGATGTCCTGCTTGGCGCGGGCGATGCCCTCCAGGACCGGGTTGACGGCCTCGAGGTGCGACGGGTTCGCCGCGACGGAGACCTTGACCTTGTCACCGGACCCGGCCACGAACTCGCCCTCGGCGCCGAGGTGGTACTTCACGTCGCCGGAGCCCTGGACCGTGCGCGGGTCGATGTTGCCCTCGAACTCGCGGAAGATCTGGCTGTACTTCTTGCCGACGATGTTGGCCAGCATGTTAAGCCGGCCGCGGTGGGCCATGCCGATCGTGACCTCGTCGAGGCCGGCCTCGGCGGCCGCCTCGCAGATCTCGTCGACGAGCGGGATCGTGGTCTCGCCGCCCTCGAGGCTGAAGCGCTTCTGGCCGACGAACTTCGTCTGCAGGAACGTCTCGAACGCCTCGGCCTGGTTGAGCTTGAGCAGGATGCGGAGCTGCTCCTCGCGGGGCGGCTTCACGTGCGGCTGCTCGACGCGCTCCTGGATCCACTTGCGCTGCTCGGGATCCATGATGTGCATGTACTCGATGCCGGTGGTGCGGCAGTAGGAGTCGCGCAGGATGCCGAGGATGTTGCGCAGCTTCATGAAGCGCCGGCCCTCGCCGCCGAACGAGCCGGTGGCGAACTCGCGGTCGAGGTCCCACAGGGTCAGCCCGTGCGACTCGACCTCGAGGTCGGGGTGGCTGCGCTGGCGGTATTCCAAGGGGTCGGTGTCGGCCATCAGGTGGCCGCGCACGCGGTAGGCGTGAATCAGCTCGAGGATCCGGGCCTGCTTGACGATGTCGTCGTCGTGGGATGCCACCACGTCGCGCGACCAGCGGATCGGCTCGTAGGGGATCCGCAGCGAGCGGAAGATCTCGTCGTAGAAGTCGTTCTCACCCAGCAGCAGGCCGTGCACGCGCTTGAGGAACTCGCCCGACTGCGCGCCCTGGATGACGCGGTGGTCGTAGGTCGACGTCAGCGTCATCGCCTTGCTGATGGCGTTGCGGTTGATCGCCTCGTCGGAGGCGCCCTGCCACTCCGGGGGGTACTCCATGGCGCCGACGCCGATGATCGCGCCCTGGCCCGACATGAGGCGGGGGACGGAGTGGACCGTCCCGATGCCGCCGGGGTTGGTCAGGGAGATCGTGGTGCCCTGGAAGTCGGCGACCGTCAGCTTGCCGTCGCGGGCCTTGCGGACCATCTCCTCGTAGGCGGTCCAGAAGGCGGCGAAGTCCATCGTCTCGGCGGCCTTGATGCTCGGCACGAGCAGCTGGCGGGTGCCGTCGGGCTTCTGCATGTCGATCGCGAGGCCGAGGTTGATGTGCGCCGGCGTGATCAGGTTGGGCTTGCCGTCGACGACCTCGAAGCCGACGTTCATCTCCGGCATCGAGCGCAGCGCCTTGACCAGCGCGTAACCGATGAGGTGGGTGAACGAGACCTTGCCGCCGCGGGCGCGGGCGAGGTGGTTGTTGATGACGGTGCGGTTGTCCCACAGCAGCTTGACGGGGACCGAGCGCACGGACGTGGCGGTCGGGACGGTCAGCGAGGCGTCCATGTTGGCCGCGGTGCGGGCCGGGGCCCCGCGCAGGACCGTGTAGGTCGGCTCGTCGCTGGCCTGGCTCGGGGCGGCCGGCTTGGCGTCCTTGGCGAGCGGGGTGCTCGTGCCCCTGGCGGGCTCGTCGGCCTGGGCGACCGGGCGGGGCGTGGACTTCGCGGGGGACTTCGCGGCGGGCTTCGGAGCAGGGGCCGGGGCCGCGGCGGGCGCAGCAGGGGCCGCCGGGGCGGCGGGAGCGGCGGCCGCGGGTGCGGCGGCCTTGCTCGCGGGAGTGGCAGCAGGAGTGGCAGCAGGACTGGCAGCGGGACTGGCGGCAGGAGCGGCTGGTGCGCTCCCGTTGCCGAAGTACTTCACCCACTCCGGACCCACGCTCGAGGGGTCCTTGTCGTACTGCTCCTTCATCTCCTCCACGAGCCACTCGTTGGCTCCCAGGTCAGATGACGGTGCAACCGAGGACTGGTTGCCGGACTGCCCGTTCGGGGACTGCGCCACGCTTGTTTCGCCTCTTCCAGAATCATCGCGCAAGGGTTTGACAACTGTGCCCGTCTCAGGGCGCTCACAAGGCTAGTCGCACACGCACGCAAATGCAGGGGCGGGCCTGTCGTTTGAGGCATGGTGTGGGCCACACCCGATCCCTCCCTCCGACCAACCCCCGTTTTCCCCCAGATCTGACTGCCGGAGACGTCATGCCAAGCAGCTCGTGGGCACGCCGCTGCGCCGGACTCGCGCTCGCCCTCCTCGTCCTTCCCGCCGCCTTGTTCGGTCTGGCCGCCTGCCAGGCCGGGTCGGGCCCGTCCGCCGCGCCCGAACGTCTCAGCCGCGACGACGCGCAGGCCACCCTCGCCTCCCATCCTGTCGAGACGAGGACGAAGATCCACCGCGTCTTCGGCCGTCTCCCCGAGGCCCGGCGCAAGGCCGTCCGCACCCAGGTCGGCGAGGTCGTCGACGCCTGGTGGGAGGCGTCGTACCTCGGCGGCAGCTATCCGCGCGCCGGCTTCCCGCAGGCCTTCCCCGGCTTCACGAAGGCCGCGGAGAAGCGCGCGCGCTCCGACAAGGCGCTGCTCACCAACGAGACGCAGGGCTCGCGGTTGGACTCGGTGACGCCACGGCGTCGCACGATCGCCCTCGACATCCTCGCCACCGAGCGGCAGGCCCGCACCGTGACCGCGCGGTTCGTCCTGACCTTCGACACCGACGGTGAGCTGGTCGGCACGACCACCGTCCGCGGCCGGCTCTTCCTCGTCCGGAGGGACGGGGAGTGGCAGGTCTTCGGCTACGACGTCGCGAAGGGATCGACCCGATGAGCAGCACCGCGCAGCCCACTGCCGTACGACGACTGCGCCGGGGCGCGAAGGCGCTCGTCCTCGCCGGGGTGCTGGCCGCCACCGCGCTCGTGGTGCCGCAGTCGGCGGTCCAGCCGACCGACGTCGCCCTCGTGAAGATCCGGCACGCCCAGGGCGTGGCCGTCGGCGGCAAGGACGTCGTGTGGATCCTCGCCGTGGGCTCGGACGCCCGCCCCGGCGAGGTGATGACCCGCTCCCGGGGCGACGCGCTCCAGCTCGTGGGCATCAACACCCGCACGGGCTCGGCGACCGCGATCGGCGTGCCGCGCGACTCGTGGGTCAGCATCCCCGGCCACGGCCGCGAGAAGATCAACTCGGCCCTCTACTTCGCCGGACCCCGCGGCATGGCCGGCGCGATGCGCAGCCTCGTCGGCATCGAGCCCGACTACGTCATGGTGACCCGGTTCCCGTTCTTCGAGGACATGGTCGACGACATCGGCGGCATCACGGTCGCCAACCCGCGGCGGTTCTCCGACCCCTACCTCAAGCAGGAGGGCTTCGCGAAGGGGCGCATCCACCTCAACGGCTACAACGCGATGGCGTTCTCCCGGATCCGCAAGGGCCTCGCGGGCGGCGACTTCGACCGCTCGGCCAACCAGCAGCGCACGCTGCGCGGCATCCACGCGCGGATCCGCTCGCAGGCCTCGAAGCCCGGCTTCATCGAGCGCGGCGTGATGACCGTGATGGAGCACATGGACACCAACGCCTCGCCCGGCGAGCTGTTCGAGCTCGCCCAGGCCGTCGCACAGGTGGACCCGTCGAGGATCACGACCTGCGTGGTGCAGGGCCGGGTCGGCTACGTCGGTGCGGCGAGCGTGGTCTTCCCCGACGTCGCCCAGGCGCGCAGGCTCGGTCGCGACGCACGAGGCGACGCCGCGCTCCGCCACTGCTGACGCGGCGTCGGGTCACACCCCATGGCTGACCCGACGCCGCTGCTCGTGACTCTACGGACGCTGTCCAGGTCCAGCGACGCTCACCGGGGGTAGATCCGTCCGGCCGTCCGGGCCAGGTCGATGACCACGGCGTCGGAGTAGAGCTTGATCCGCAGGGCGATGACCTGCGAGCCGCGGTAGCCGGTGTCGACCAGCTGCCGCTGGATCTCGCCGATGCCGTTGGGCAGCTCGACCACCTCGCCCGGCGCCGGGACGGGGACGGCCTGGCCGCCGACGGTGATCGAGCCGATCGCGGTGGAGATCTTCGAGGTGACCCGCTGGCCGGTCCTCTGGCGCATCGCGGCGCGGGAGCTGACGTCGGAGATGACGAGCTGTGCGCTCGGGATCGAGACCGACGAGATGGCCGTGCGCGACCACCCCTTGGCCACCTTCTTCGCCTTCATCTGGTCGCCGTTGACCTGGTAGGTCACTCCGTCGAGCAGCACGGGGACGGGCACGAGCTGGCTGGCGGCCGCGACCCTGTAGGTCTGGGTCCGGCCGCGGGAGCCCTGGCAGGGGAGCGCCTTGTGCTGGACGTTGCCGAAGCGCAGGGCGCCCTGCAGCGCCTGGTAGTCCATGGCCGTCCCGCCGGAGCGGAAGACGCCGACCGGCGCGGGACCGCCCATCCGCACCCGCGCCGTACCGAGCTCGACGAGCTGGCGCCGGTCGCCGGCGGTCACGTCGATGCGCAGCGCCGAGGCCTGCGACTGGGCGTTGTGCGAGTTGGCGCGGCCGTTCTCGTAGCCCAGGGAGATGCTGCCGAGGCCCGGGATCTCGATCGGCTTGGTGACGTCGCTCAGCACCTGGAAGACCTGCTGGGCCGCCTGCTGGGTGCCGGTGAACACGGTGTCGGTGACCTGGTCCAGGGGAGCGAGCAGCTGCTGGAGCTCCGGCGGCAGGTTCTCCACGAGCGTGTTGTCGAGCAGCTCGAGCGAGATGCTCGCGAAGGTGAAGCTCTCCGCGTGGCCGTAGCCCTGAGGCGTGTTGAACGCGTCGGCCGTGGTCTGCAGGCCCTTGATCACGAGCTTCGGCGTGGTGAGCGGGCCGACGGTGCCGCCGATGGTGATGTCGCCGATGGTGTTGGTGCCGCGGACCCCGTGCTGGTCGCCGCTGGCGTAGGTCTCGGTGCGGCTCGTGCTCGCCGAGACCTGGATCAGCGGGTTGTCGGGCACCGAGGCGACGCTCGTCCTCTCCACCACCTGGCCCACGGCGCGCGTGCAGAGCTGCTGGGCGTGCGCGTCCTTGAGGTTGAGGGCCTCGACGCTGTCGGTCGCGAGCTTGACGCCGTAGACGTCGCCGCGGAAGCCGAAGTCGCTGAGCTGCGCGGCCTTCGCGTGGTGCGCTCCGGCGCGCTCCGAGGTCGCCGCCTGGACGGCGGCACCCGAGCCGCCGGTGAGCGCGATCCCTGCGCTGAGGCCGATCGCGAGGGCGCCGCCGAGCCGGCGCCTGGTCGTGCTGTTCATCGTTCCCTCCCGAGGTACGGGGAGACGTGCTGGCCCGGACCGTCAGGTGACCGGCGGGTAACTCCCTCGCTGGCCCAACGAGACGACCGCCACAGGGTCACGCCCCGGGTCCGCCCGAAATGGGCGATGGACCCCGACCCGTGCGGGTCGAGGTCCATCGGGGTGTTCGTGGAGCGCCTCCGGCAGGATTCGAACCTGCGGCACCTGGTACCGGAAACCAGTGCTCTATCCCCTGAGCTACGGAGGCCAGCGCCGTCCCGGGAGACCCGGTCCAGTGCGCGGTGAAGACTACCGGTCGGGCGGCGCGGTCGTGAAACCGCCTCAGCGCAGGGCCAGGGAGCCGGACGTGTCGGCGGGGAAGGGGAGTGCTGCGTGCTCGGCGATGCGGGCATCCATCTTCTCGGCGACGTCGGCCGGCCAGGGTGCCGTGCGCCGGGTCTCGAGGTCGATGTGGAGGAAGATCTCCTCGACCACGCAGGACACGGCCTTCTCGGTCTCGTCGAGGAGGTAGACCAGCGCGTGCGCGGCGCGCTCGGAGCGGCCGAGCAGACGGACGCGGGCCGACATCTGGTCGCCGGTCTGGAGCTCGTTGAGGTAGGTGACGTGGTGCTCGGCGGTGAAGCACGCCTGCTGGTGGGTCAGCGGCCACATCTGCGGGATGCCGACCTCGACGAGCGACTCGTCGAGGCCCTCGCTG
This genomic interval carries:
- a CDS encoding multifunctional oxoglutarate decarboxylase/oxoglutarate dehydrogenase thiamine pyrophosphate-binding subunit/dihydrolipoyllysine-residue succinyltransferase subunit; the encoded protein is MAQSPNGQSGNQSSVAPSSDLGANEWLVEEMKEQYDKDPSSVGPEWVKYFGNGSAPAAPAASPAASPAATPAATPASKAAAPAAAAPAAPAAPAAPAAAPAPAPKPAAKSPAKSTPRPVAQADEPARGTSTPLAKDAKPAAPSQASDEPTYTVLRGAPARTAANMDASLTVPTATSVRSVPVKLLWDNRTVINNHLARARGGKVSFTHLIGYALVKALRSMPEMNVGFEVVDGKPNLITPAHINLGLAIDMQKPDGTRQLLVPSIKAAETMDFAAFWTAYEEMVRKARDGKLTVADFQGTTISLTNPGGIGTVHSVPRLMSGQGAIIGVGAMEYPPEWQGASDEAINRNAISKAMTLTSTYDHRVIQGAQSGEFLKRVHGLLLGENDFYDEIFRSLRIPYEPIRWSRDVVASHDDDIVKQARILELIHAYRVRGHLMADTDPLEYRQRSHPDLEVESHGLTLWDLDREFATGSFGGEGRRFMKLRNILGILRDSYCRTTGIEYMHIMDPEQRKWIQERVEQPHVKPPREEQLRILLKLNQAEAFETFLQTKFVGQKRFSLEGGETTIPLVDEICEAAAEAGLDEVTIGMAHRGRLNMLANIVGKKYSQIFREFEGNIDPRTVQGSGDVKYHLGAEGEFVAGSGDKVKVSVAANPSHLEAVNPVLEGIARAKQDILDQGEKFPVLPLLVHGDAAFAGQGVVAETLNLSQLRGYRTGGTVHVVINNQVGFTTAPGSSRSSLYATDVARMVQAPIFHVNGDDPEACIRVARLAFDYRQAFNKDVVIDLVCYRRRGHNEGDDPSYTQPLMYDLIEQKRSVRKLYTESLIGRGDITIEEAEQVLKDYQQQLERVFTEVREASSEAPTEWTTVPDYPDKPAGDFSTAVSLEVLKRIADSYVTPPDGFTVHPKVMPQLQRRSAAIAEGPIDWGTGEILAFGSLLMEGRPVRLAGQDSRRGTFVSRFATIIDRVNADEWTPLTNLTEDQAKFHVYDSLLSEYAALGFEYGYSVARPEALVLWEAQFGDFVNGAQTVIDEFISAGETKWRQQSGVVLLLPHGYEGQGPDHSSARIERFLTMSAEDAMVVAQPSTPASYFHLLRSHSLGEEHRPLIVFTPKSMLKRKEAASQPSDFTGDTTFRPFIGDDAADPSQVETLIMCSGRVTWDLMVERAKREDAASFAIGRVERLYPNPIEEIRAEIAKYPNLKAIRWVQDEPRNMGPWPHYQLNVWPELDQVVEPITRPASASPSVGTVKRHTAEQKTLIDAAFESPSGRGTDY
- a CDS encoding LCP family protein, whose translation is MSSTAQPTAVRRLRRGAKALVLAGVLAATALVVPQSAVQPTDVALVKIRHAQGVAVGGKDVVWILAVGSDARPGEVMTRSRGDALQLVGINTRTGSATAIGVPRDSWVSIPGHGREKINSALYFAGPRGMAGAMRSLVGIEPDYVMVTRFPFFEDMVDDIGGITVANPRRFSDPYLKQEGFAKGRIHLNGYNAMAFSRIRKGLAGGDFDRSANQQRTLRGIHARIRSQASKPGFIERGVMTVMEHMDTNASPGELFELAQAVAQVDPSRITTCVVQGRVGYVGAASVVFPDVAQARRLGRDARGDAALRHC
- a CDS encoding choice-of-anchor P family protein, producing the protein MNSTTRRRLGGALAIGLSAGIALTGGSGAAVQAATSERAGAHHAKAAQLSDFGFRGDVYGVKLATDSVEALNLKDAHAQQLCTRAVGQVVERTSVASVPDNPLIQVSASTSRTETYASGDQHGVRGTNTIGDITIGGTVGPLTTPKLVIKGLQTTADAFNTPQGYGHAESFTFASISLELLDNTLVENLPPELQQLLAPLDQVTDTVFTGTQQAAQQVFQVLSDVTKPIEIPGLGSISLGYENGRANSHNAQSQASALRIDVTAGDRRQLVELGTARVRMGGPAPVGVFRSGGTAMDYQALQGALRFGNVQHKALPCQGSRGRTQTYRVAAASQLVPVPVLLDGVTYQVNGDQMKAKKVAKGWSRTAISSVSIPSAQLVISDVSSRAAMRQRTGQRVTSKISTAIGSITVGGQAVPVPAPGEVVELPNGIGEIQRQLVDTGYRGSQVIALRIKLYSDAVVIDLARTAGRIYPR
- a CDS encoding thioesterase family protein, coding for MTTHPTYDQLIALPAYVEQPVPMPFEDINGHLNVRHYVGIASEGLDESLVEVGIPQMWPLTHQQACFTAEHHVTYLNELQTGDQMSARVRLLGRSERAAHALVYLLDETEKAVSCVVEEIFLHIDLETRRTAPWPADVAEKMDARIAEHAALPFPADTSGSLALR